In Niallia sp. FSL W8-0635, one genomic interval encodes:
- the yidC gene encoding membrane protein insertase YidC, with translation MKKLSKNTLLITLLTLSTILLSACSSSTTGNNDGFFHKIFVQPFIAIIHGTADVFVGSYGIAIILITLVIRLVLMPLMLKQYKNQQEMKGKMELIKPEMDAIQKKIKSTKDQKEQQQLQMELMGLYKKNNINPLNIGCLPMLIQMPILMGFYYAIRGSEEIATHSFLWFNLGHSDLILTALAGIVYYLQFRVSQSTMTQEQQKQMRIMGLLSPIMIVMVSLNAPAALPLYWTVGGIFLIFQSILGRKLYPPQTNKTTVITEK, from the coding sequence TTGAAAAAATTATCTAAAAACACTTTATTAATCACGCTTTTAACTTTATCAACTATTTTACTAAGTGCTTGTTCATCATCTACAACAGGAAATAATGATGGGTTTTTCCATAAAATATTTGTTCAACCCTTCATTGCTATCATTCACGGTACTGCTGACGTTTTTGTTGGTAGCTATGGTATTGCGATTATTCTTATTACATTAGTTATCCGCTTAGTGCTTATGCCATTAATGCTGAAGCAATATAAAAACCAGCAGGAAATGAAAGGGAAAATGGAACTGATTAAGCCTGAAATGGACGCTATCCAGAAAAAAATAAAAAGCACGAAAGATCAAAAAGAACAGCAACAATTGCAGATGGAATTGATGGGTTTATACAAGAAGAATAATATTAATCCTTTGAATATCGGTTGTTTACCGATGCTTATTCAAATGCCGATTTTAATGGGATTTTATTATGCTATTCGTGGTTCTGAAGAAATCGCAACTCATTCCTTCCTTTGGTTTAATTTAGGGCATTCTGACCTTATTCTGACTGCTTTAGCAGGTATCGTTTATTATCTGCAATTTAGAGTATCACAAAGTACGATGACACAAGAGCAGCAAAAGCAAATGCGCATTATGGGTCTTCTTTCTCCTATAATGATTGTTATGGTTTCCCTAAATGCACCAGCAGCTTTACCGCTATATTGGACTGTCGGTGGTATATTCCTTATCTTCCAATCCATTTTAGGAAGAAAACTATATCCGCCACAAACGAATAAGACAACCGTAATTACAGAGAAATAA
- a CDS encoding gamma-glutamylcyclotransferase family protein translates to MKETVLVFVYGSLLKDEVNHYMMENCSCIADDAWIFGRLYDANLEYPFLIIDDHKKVFGELYEVPIDELTVLDEFEDYQPNGVDNLYERMVVPVYSDNSTWQAFVYVCNQEDMLKNEVIEESWRSFRNNRR, encoded by the coding sequence ATGAAAGAAACGGTACTAGTTTTTGTATATGGATCCTTGCTTAAGGATGAAGTAAATCATTATATGATGGAGAATTGTTCTTGTATAGCGGATGATGCTTGGATTTTTGGTAGATTATATGACGCTAACTTGGAATATCCCTTTTTAATAATAGATGATCACAAAAAAGTATTTGGTGAATTATATGAAGTCCCAATAGATGAATTGACGGTACTGGATGAATTTGAAGATTATCAACCTAATGGAGTGGATAATCTCTATGAACGCATGGTAGTACCAGTATATAGCGACAACTCTACATGGCAGGCGTTCGTATATGTCTGTAATCAAGAAGACATGCTGAAAAACGAAGTTATAGAGGAGAGTTGGCGTTCATTCCGAAACAATCGACGTTAA
- a CDS encoding cysteine hydrolase family protein, protein MKALINIDYTFDFVEGNLPCGEPGIAIEKELVKITEDFIDNGDYTVFAIDLHTLNDSYHPESKLFPPHNIAGTKGRELYGALQKIHEDHKDLMNVYWMDKTRYSAFAGTDLHIKLQERSIKDIYLVGVCTDICVLHTAVDAYNHGYNIHIYENAVASFNEIGHQWALEHFKNVLGARIL, encoded by the coding sequence ATGAAAGCTCTAATTAATATTGATTACACTTTTGACTTTGTAGAAGGTAATTTACCATGTGGAGAACCAGGCATTGCGATAGAAAAAGAATTGGTGAAAATCACAGAGGATTTTATTGATAACGGAGATTATACTGTGTTTGCAATTGATTTGCATACGTTAAATGATTCCTATCATCCAGAGTCTAAGCTTTTCCCACCACATAATATCGCTGGCACAAAGGGAAGAGAGTTGTATGGAGCACTTCAAAAAATTCATGAAGACCATAAAGATTTAATGAATGTTTATTGGATGGATAAGACTAGATATAGTGCTTTTGCTGGCACTGATTTACATATAAAATTACAGGAAAGATCGATTAAAGATATCTATCTGGTTGGCGTTTGTACAGATATATGTGTTCTGCATACCGCTGTTGATGCTTATAATCATGGGTATAATATTCATATATATGAAAATGCCGTGGCGAGTTTTAATGAAATTGGCCATCAGTGGGCGTTGGAACATTTTAAAAATGTACTAGGAGCAAGGATCCTTTAG
- the crcB gene encoding fluoride efflux transporter CrcB, whose product MINILVGLGGVIGSILRYLVGEIPFPYAFPLQTMVINIIGSFILGWFTNAIIKKQRMKSEYAAAIGTGMIGSFTTLSTLSMDTVHLLTAGNYMLASVYIIGSAVFGFCFALMGLKLGERKWSNSNA is encoded by the coding sequence ATGATTAATATATTAGTCGGACTTGGTGGAGTGATAGGGAGTATACTAAGATATTTGGTTGGCGAAATTCCCTTTCCATATGCATTCCCTTTACAGACAATGGTTATAAACATCATTGGTTCTTTTATTTTGGGCTGGTTCACCAATGCGATTATTAAAAAGCAAAGAATGAAATCAGAATATGCAGCAGCTATCGGCACAGGGATGATAGGATCGTTTACCACTTTATCAACACTTAGTATGGATACTGTCCATTTATTAACTGCTGGCAATTATATGCTTGCATCTGTTTATATCATTGGTAGTGCTGTATTTGGATTTTGTTTTGCGTTAATGGGCTTGAAATTGGGAGAAAGAAAGTGGAGTAATTCAAATGCTTAA
- a CDS encoding DUF6501 family protein — MIHHNWENKQSIKKVKCIHTDASKYIVNRVLTVGKEYEVKNETEEFYFVVDNSGKVGGFYKDYFQTI; from the coding sequence ATGATACATCACAATTGGGAAAATAAACAATCCATAAAAAAAGTAAAATGTATACATACCGATGCAAGCAAATACATTGTTAATAGAGTGTTAACAGTAGGAAAAGAATATGAAGTGAAAAATGAAACAGAAGAATTTTACTTCGTTGTTGATAATAGTGGTAAAGTCGGTGGATTTTACAAGGATTACTTTCAAACAATATAA
- a CDS encoding fluoride efflux transporter FluC, with translation MLNNLLFITIGAFLGAISRFTLINELKKRIQRNVPYPTMIVNISGSFLLGLIVGLNVYTTIYFILAIGFLGAYTTFSTFAVEAVTLMRSKNSRSFFIYIVGTFLGGILFCFVGWKIGSVL, from the coding sequence ATGCTTAATAACCTTCTATTTATCACGATTGGCGCTTTTCTTGGTGCCATCAGCCGATTTACTCTTATAAATGAATTGAAAAAAAGAATACAAAGGAATGTGCCATATCCTACGATGATCGTAAATATTAGTGGCTCCTTCTTATTAGGATTAATTGTAGGATTAAACGTGTATACTACGATATATTTTATATTGGCTATTGGTTTCTTAGGAGCATATACAACCTTTTCTACATTCGCAGTCGAGGCTGTAACTTTGATGCGTTCAAAGAATAGTAGAAGTTTTTTTATTTATATAGTAGGAACTTTTTTAGGAGGAATTCTTTTCTGTTTTGTAGGATGGAAAATTGGTTCTGTCCTATAG